One genomic window of Pseudomonadota bacterium includes the following:
- the purN gene encoding phosphoribosylglycinamide formyltransferase, translating into MSAPRRLRVAVLVSGGGTNLQAILDAAQSGRIDVEVALVISNRAQARGLERARQAGVPALVISARDHGGREAFEQALIDALRAQQVEWVVLAGFMRLLSGTFLAAFPQRVINIHPSLLPAFPGLEA; encoded by the coding sequence TCGTCTCGGGCGGCGGGACCAACCTCCAGGCGATCCTCGACGCCGCGCAGAGCGGCCGGATCGACGTCGAGGTCGCGCTGGTGATCAGCAATCGGGCGCAGGCCCGCGGCCTCGAGCGCGCGCGCCAGGCAGGGGTCCCCGCGCTGGTGATCAGCGCGCGGGACCACGGCGGTCGCGAGGCCTTCGAGCAGGCGCTGATCGACGCGCTGCGCGCCCAGCAGGTCGAGTGGGTGGTGCTGGCCGGCTTCATGCGGCTGCTCTCGGGGACCTTCTTGGCCGCCTTTCCGCAGCGCGTGATTAACATCCATCCCTCGCTGCTGCCGGCCTTCCCCGGGTTGGAGGCC